One window of Methanothermobacter tenebrarum genomic DNA carries:
- a CDS encoding tRNA-binding protein — MWDTSRDYRLKVADKSISLFMKAVESGSLLGKWNKKLAVQMADEVKKILQSLIYSYLEPEELASSPEMRLIKEKGKNIMEALGGEGWAEMFLKEARDKEKTEENIARIKFFLNTILKLKERIMLGKILDPIIGIDIIVGEVMSSAGHPQADKLQICNVNIGDRSIRVVTNDLEVKEGDHVAVALLPPQNFRGITSEGMFLGTEGVLRDVKGEIGGLPNKIPLESLNEARKIVEKFIEGK, encoded by the coding sequence ATGTGGGATACGAGCAGAGATTATCGACTTAAAGTTGCTGATAAATCCATCAGCCTTTTTATGAAAGCTGTTGAATCGGGCAGCCTCCTGGGAAAATGGAATAAAAAATTGGCCGTTCAAATGGCTGATGAAGTTAAAAAAATCCTCCAGAGTCTTATCTATTCTTATCTTGAACCCGAGGAACTTGCATCTTCGCCAGAAATGCGGTTGATTAAAGAGAAGGGAAAGAATATAATGGAGGCTCTTGGAGGTGAAGGGTGGGCTGAAATGTTCCTTAAAGAGGCCAGGGATAAAGAGAAAACAGAAGAGAATATTGCTAGGATAAAATTTTTCCTTAACACAATACTCAAGCTTAAGGAGCGTATAATGTTGGGTAAAATCCTTGATCCGATTATAGGCATTGACATAATAGTGGGGGAGGTTATGAGCTCTGCTGGGCACCCGCAAGCCGATAAACTCCAGATATGTAATGTTAACATTGGAGACAGGTCTATTAGGGTTGTGACAAATGATCTGGAGGTTAAAGAGGGTGATCATGTTGCAGTCGCATTATTACCGCCCCAAAATTTCAGGGGGATAACAAGTGAGGGCATGTTCCTGGGCACAGAGGGCGTTCTAAGGGATGTTAAAGGGGAAATAGGCGGTCTTCCAAATAAAATCCCCCTAGAATCCCTTAATGAGGCGAGGAAAATCGTGGAAAAGTTCATAGAAGGGAAATAG
- the serA gene encoding phosphoglycerate dehydrogenase — MRVLVADSINEKGIAELEKVAEVVVDTTITPEELLETIKDFDAIIVRSRTKVTREVIEAAPRLKIIARAGVGVDNIDVKAATEKGIMVINAPESTSITVAEHTMGLMLALARKIHLADKSVKEGRWDKNKFMGIELNNKTLGVIGMGRIGSQVVTRAKSFGMNVLVHDPYISKEVADKMGVEIVDLETLLKRSDIISIHVPLTPETRYLISDRELDMMKDTAFIINCARGGIVDEKALYNALKEGRLGGAALDVFEEEPPKDSPLLKLDNVVLTPHIGASTVEAQRDAAIIVANEIRKVFEGGTPQNVLNMPVLEPETFKFLKPYIVLAERLGSVVVQATPGKIENLEVTYCGELAEIPQQDILTRTILQSILNPILTEPVNLVNAPMIAKKRGMIVTEGRRSESGDYKSLIVLNVKSDKGEFSVEGTYLREPKIVKINDYSVDIKPEGIMLIAKYKDLPGTIGAIGTKLGEHNINIAIMQVGRKEIGGEAVMVLKVDQEVPATVLDEIKELENVDDIVAIELSH; from the coding sequence ATGAGAGTACTTGTTGCAGATTCAATCAATGAAAAAGGGATAGCTGAACTTGAAAAGGTAGCCGAGGTTGTGGTTGACACCACTATAACACCTGAAGAACTCCTAGAGACTATAAAAGATTTTGATGCTATTATTGTAAGGAGTAGGACGAAGGTTACCAGGGAGGTTATCGAGGCTGCTCCAAGGTTGAAGATCATCGCAAGAGCTGGTGTAGGTGTGGATAATATTGATGTTAAGGCCGCCACGGAAAAGGGTATTATGGTTATAAACGCCCCAGAATCCACCTCCATCACAGTCGCGGAACATACCATGGGTTTAATGTTAGCACTTGCAAGGAAGATACACTTAGCTGATAAGTCTGTGAAGGAGGGTAGATGGGATAAGAACAAATTCATGGGTATAGAACTTAACAACAAGACCCTTGGAGTTATAGGGATGGGTAGGATAGGATCCCAGGTGGTTACTCGGGCAAAATCCTTTGGGATGAATGTGCTCGTCCATGACCCATATATTAGCAAGGAAGTGGCCGATAAGATGGGTGTGGAGATAGTTGACCTTGAAACGCTCCTTAAGAGGTCTGATATTATAAGTATACATGTTCCATTAACTCCAGAGACACGATATCTTATATCAGATCGTGAATTGGATATGATGAAGGATACTGCCTTTATAATAAATTGTGCCCGTGGAGGTATAGTGGACGAGAAAGCCCTCTATAATGCATTAAAGGAGGGTAGACTGGGTGGGGCTGCCCTTGATGTATTCGAGGAGGAACCTCCTAAGGACAGTCCACTCTTAAAATTGGATAATGTGGTTTTAACTCCACACATAGGAGCTTCAACAGTGGAGGCCCAGCGAGACGCGGCTATAATCGTTGCAAATGAGATTAGAAAGGTTTTTGAGGGTGGAACCCCCCAGAATGTGCTTAATATGCCAGTGTTGGAACCTGAAACTTTCAAGTTCTTGAAACCGTACATTGTATTAGCCGAGAGGCTTGGAAGTGTTGTTGTACAGGCAACACCTGGAAAAATAGAAAACTTGGAGGTTACCTATTGTGGTGAATTAGCTGAGATACCACAACAGGATATCCTTACAAGAACCATACTCCAAAGTATATTAAATCCTATACTCACAGAGCCGGTGAACCTAGTTAACGCGCCCATGATCGCGAAGAAGAGGGGTATGATAGTTACAGAGGGTAGAAGATCAGAATCCGGGGATTACAAGTCACTTATAGTGTTAAATGTCAAATCTGATAAGGGAGAGTTCAGTGTTGAGGGAACTTATCTCCGGGAGCCCAAGATCGTGAAGATAAACGATTACAGTGTGGATATAAAACCGGAGGGTATAATGTTAATAGCAAAGTATAAGGATCTCCCAGGGACCATCGGTGCCATAGGAACAAAACTTGGAGAACATAACATTAACATAGCTATCATGCAGGTTGGTAGGAAAGAAATCGGCGGAGAAGCTGTAATGGTCCTTAAAGTAGACCAAGAAGTTCCAGCCACTGTACTAGATGAGATAAAGGAACTAGAGAATGTGGATGATATCGTCGCAATTGAATTATCCCACTAA
- a CDS encoding PRC-barrel domain-containing protein, with amino-acid sequence MVELSNLYGLDIYTSRGKYVGRVQDVVLNIKKGRVSKLKAKAMSPEKRDLGLKDVLKTSIRIVPESDEIRPLKEEGMIDIPYERVKAVGDILIISPEVKTTEVKKSYEAPIR; translated from the coding sequence ATGGTGGAATTATCCAACCTTTATGGCCTTGACATCTATACTTCTCGGGGTAAATATGTTGGCAGAGTCCAGGATGTTGTCCTTAACATAAAGAAGGGTCGAGTGTCAAAACTTAAAGCAAAGGCAATGAGCCCCGAGAAAAGAGATCTAGGATTAAAAGATGTTCTGAAGACCAGCATACGTATAGTCCCAGAATCTGATGAGATCAGACCACTAAAGGAAGAGGGTATGATAGACATCCCATATGAGCGGGTTAAGGCCGTGGGTGACATACTTATAATATCCCCAGAGGTTAAGACAACTGAGGTCAAAAAATCTTATGAAGCCCCAATAAGATAG
- the ppcA gene encoding phosphoenolpyruvate carboxylase translates to MIPRCMSTQHPDNVNPPFFASSPLLSGEDEIKEAYYVFSHLGCDEQMWDCEGKEVDNYVVKKLLANYKSFFQENILGEDYRLTLRVPNPTIEREEAKILLETLESIPRSYDTATLFYGMEVAPVFEVILPMTSSSTSLNRIYNYYKKFVVEKQNFSLGDVTIKEWIGEFKPQSINVIPLFEDYDGMLSAANITREYLDGKNIHHQRVFLARSDPAMNYGMISAIILNKIALQNFEELEKETGIRIYPIIGMGSAPFRGNLKPSNVDNVIKEYPNTYTFTLQSSFKYDHPPREVIRAVDKLKSKKPGKAHEIEAEVALEIMQKYCREYRRQVLKLADTINQVAKYVPKRRKRKLHIGLFGYSRSIGKVSLPRAITFTAALYSIGVPPEILGFNALSDKDIEHLHEIYINLEKDMLDALRYMNPDSPYLEDELHWKVKEHFQDIEYDIKHKKLVDDINKSLSLGQIRIIQTRILEAASLRRFLG, encoded by the coding sequence ATGATTCCAAGGTGTATGAGCACACAACATCCTGATAATGTAAACCCACCATTCTTCGCATCAAGCCCACTTCTTAGTGGTGAGGATGAAATAAAAGAAGCATACTATGTATTTTCTCATCTTGGATGTGACGAGCAAATGTGGGATTGCGAAGGTAAAGAAGTCGATAACTATGTCGTGAAAAAACTCCTTGCAAATTATAAATCATTCTTCCAAGAAAACATACTAGGAGAAGATTACAGATTAACCCTAAGAGTCCCTAATCCCACAATAGAACGTGAAGAGGCGAAAATACTACTCGAAACCCTTGAAAGCATACCCCGCTCATATGATACGGCCACACTATTCTATGGCATGGAAGTAGCCCCAGTCTTTGAAGTTATACTACCAATGACCTCATCCAGCACATCCCTTAACCGCATATACAACTATTATAAAAAATTTGTAGTCGAAAAACAGAATTTTTCACTTGGGGATGTGACAATAAAAGAATGGATAGGAGAATTCAAACCCCAAAGCATAAACGTAATACCACTCTTCGAAGACTATGATGGGATGCTATCAGCAGCCAATATAACCAGAGAATATCTAGATGGGAAAAACATCCACCACCAGAGAGTGTTCTTGGCACGTTCAGACCCGGCCATGAACTATGGGATGATATCAGCCATAATCCTCAATAAAATAGCCCTTCAAAACTTTGAAGAACTCGAAAAAGAAACAGGGATAAGAATCTATCCCATAATAGGCATGGGCTCAGCACCCTTCCGGGGAAACCTAAAACCATCCAATGTAGACAATGTCATAAAAGAATATCCAAACACCTACACTTTCACGTTACAATCATCCTTCAAATATGACCATCCACCACGAGAAGTTATCAGGGCCGTTGACAAGCTGAAATCGAAGAAACCAGGCAAAGCACATGAAATAGAAGCCGAAGTCGCGCTTGAAATCATGCAAAAATATTGTAGAGAATATCGTCGCCAAGTACTGAAACTCGCAGACACAATAAACCAGGTAGCGAAATACGTGCCCAAAAGAAGGAAAAGGAAACTCCACATAGGACTCTTCGGCTATTCAAGGAGCATCGGGAAAGTTTCCCTGCCAAGGGCCATAACCTTCACAGCAGCCCTCTATTCCATTGGAGTGCCACCTGAAATCCTAGGCTTTAACGCACTCTCTGATAAAGACATTGAACACCTCCACGAAATTTACATAAACCTTGAAAAGGACATGCTAGATGCCCTCAGATACATGAACCCTGATTCACCCTATCTAGAAGATGAACTACACTGGAAAGTCAAAGAACACTTCCAGGATATAGAATATGACATAAAACACAAAAAACTAGTTGATGATATAAACAAGAGCTTATCACTTGGCCAGATAAGGATAATCCAGACCAGGATCCTCGAAGCGGCAAGCCTAAGGAGATTTCTTGGATAA
- a CDS encoding radical SAM protein: protein MKDFKNCKLCEWRCGVNRLKGETGTCYVGLPEVAYTSLAYILKSYSITFLGCPFKCLYCNAYRISQYPDTGWIYRGYIEPEKMAKEALDHLKSPLAKKIGAYRLSFTGGEPTIHTPYLEELVKTIKRFNPSIEVGVATNGFPTMKTLKRILRIVDFINFEIKAFNDEIHRNLTGAPSEPVLRNAAYLAEKSPEKVRTFRTVVIPRITDREVPRIAEFLSEINKEIPYRLVGFRPNFVLYYHSGPPKGLMEDLVKKCEKKGLKNVDYSGYYPLKAKDPDYYLKKLGCPLPRNCGECKFKKECKSILMEPWLFR from the coding sequence ATGAAAGATTTTAAGAACTGTAAACTTTGCGAATGGCGATGCGGTGTAAACCGCCTCAAAGGAGAAACTGGCACTTGCTATGTAGGATTACCAGAAGTGGCATATACAAGTCTGGCCTATATTCTGAAAAGTTATTCCATAACATTCCTTGGATGCCCATTCAAATGCCTATACTGTAATGCCTATAGGATTTCACAATACCCAGATACAGGATGGATCTACAGAGGCTATATCGAACCTGAAAAGATGGCCAAGGAGGCCCTGGACCATCTTAAAAGTCCACTCGCGAAGAAAATAGGAGCATATAGGCTTAGTTTCACTGGTGGAGAACCTACAATACACACACCATACCTTGAAGAGCTTGTAAAGACAATAAAGAGGTTTAATCCTTCAATTGAAGTGGGCGTCGCCACGAATGGCTTCCCAACAATGAAAACACTTAAGAGGATCCTGAGGATTGTGGATTTCATAAACTTTGAAATCAAAGCATTTAACGATGAAATTCACAGAAACCTTACAGGGGCGCCATCAGAGCCCGTGTTAAGGAATGCGGCTTATCTCGCGGAAAAATCCCCCGAGAAGGTCAGAACCTTCAGAACTGTTGTAATCCCAAGGATAACCGACAGAGAAGTTCCCAGGATAGCTGAGTTCTTATCAGAAATAAACAAGGAGATACCCTATAGACTTGTTGGATTCAGACCCAACTTCGTATTATATTATCATAGTGGACCACCTAAAGGTCTTATGGAAGATCTTGTAAAAAAATGCGAAAAGAAGGGTCTAAAGAATGTTGATTATTCAGGATATTATCCATTAAAGGCGAAAGATCCAGATTATTATCTTAAAAAACTTGGATGTCCACTACCACGCAATTGCGGAGAATGCAAATTTAAAAAAGAATGTAAGAGTATACTAATGGAACCATGGCTCTTCAGATGA
- a CDS encoding tRNA(His) guanylyltransferase Thg1 family protein: MKECEIYSNIRTPCGCKVVARLDGRGFHRLTRELNFKRPYDPFFADCMIKTSINLMKEFSPIFIYTFSDEINILFGELPFNGRIEKLDSVLASFTGTSFILCLLKKFKKDNIKKPISFDSRIIPLGDHLLTEYFKARQDEAWRNCLNSYAYWTLRETMDKKTATEKLKGLKSSDIHELLFERGVNLAKVPKWHRRGIGVYKRTVTIRGYDPRYKKEVKSERKKIIVDKKLPLFNEDFFKAIEGIK, encoded by the coding sequence ATGAAAGAATGTGAAATCTACTCTAATATTAGGACTCCATGTGGTTGCAAGGTGGTTGCAAGGCTTGACGGGAGAGGATTCCATAGGCTAACCAGAGAATTAAACTTCAAGAGACCATATGATCCCTTTTTTGCAGATTGCATGATTAAAACTTCAATTAACCTCATGAAGGAGTTCAGTCCAATTTTCATTTACACATTCTCTGATGAAATTAACATACTATTCGGAGAATTACCATTCAATGGCCGCATCGAGAAATTAGATTCAGTACTCGCAAGCTTCACAGGAACATCATTCATCTTATGCCTCCTTAAAAAATTCAAAAAGGATAACATTAAAAAACCCATATCATTTGATAGTCGAATAATCCCCCTAGGTGACCATCTACTAACAGAATATTTCAAGGCAAGACAAGACGAGGCATGGCGAAACTGCCTCAACAGTTACGCCTATTGGACCCTCAGAGAAACCATGGATAAAAAAACCGCCACAGAAAAACTCAAAGGTCTAAAATCAAGTGACATCCACGAACTCCTCTTTGAAAGGGGTGTGAACCTTGCAAAAGTCCCCAAATGGCATAGAAGGGGTATTGGAGTATACAAACGAACCGTTACAATAAGAGGCTATGACCCCAGGTATAAAAAAGAGGTGAAATCAGAGAGAAAGAAGATCATAGTCGACAAGAAACTTCCACTTTTTAACGAAGATTTTTTCAAGGCAATAGAAGGGATAAAATAA
- a CDS encoding tRNA(Ile)(2)-agmatinylcytidine synthase, with translation MLHVGIDDTDSPSGMCTTYISCLIIDKLKVCGYTIKGYPRLIRLNPFTPHKTRGNGAVSFRLEVREEDEIKKVKDVVLSLVSRLSELKNDDTNPGVVFYEGEISESLERFALDAIRRILTIEDAKRLADKIGAEVYEYKNGRGIIGALAAIGCPLPDKTYELIAYRSPENYGKKRKIDKESVKRMDKETYPETFDNIDDDYIAIEPHTPCPILYGIRGESPKALIRAHQMIKVGEKIERYCIFETNQHTDQHIQKVDSISQMRQFSCYLVTGEVKDMPRIIEGGHVFFTLKDDTGEIECAAYEPTKDFRKTIMKLRPGDKVKVFGGIGVHGTLNIEKIKIEHVKPLIRYENPICSCGKRMKSAGKNKGFKCPNCGKKSDDQKIPKRIPRSLKEGYYEVPTCARRHLSKPLIRMGIKGCS, from the coding sequence ATGCTACATGTAGGTATCGATGATACAGATTCTCCCAGTGGAATGTGCACTACTTATATTTCATGTTTAATAATCGATAAACTTAAGGTTTGCGGTTATACCATAAAGGGTTATCCTAGATTGATAAGGCTCAACCCATTCACCCCCCATAAGACGAGGGGTAATGGGGCTGTTTCATTTAGATTAGAGGTCCGAGAGGAGGATGAAATCAAAAAGGTGAAGGATGTGGTGTTGTCTCTTGTATCAAGGCTTTCTGAGCTTAAAAATGATGATACAAATCCTGGGGTTGTATTCTATGAAGGTGAAATCTCTGAAAGCCTGGAAAGATTCGCCCTCGATGCCATAAGACGAATACTAACCATAGAAGATGCTAAAAGGTTGGCTGATAAAATCGGAGCCGAAGTTTATGAATACAAGAATGGCAGGGGCATCATAGGCGCATTAGCAGCCATCGGATGCCCATTACCCGATAAGACCTATGAGCTTATAGCTTATCGTTCACCTGAAAATTATGGTAAAAAAAGAAAAATCGACAAAGAATCTGTCAAGAGAATGGATAAAGAAACTTATCCTGAAACATTTGACAATATCGACGATGATTATATAGCTATAGAACCCCACACCCCATGCCCAATCCTCTATGGTATAAGGGGCGAATCCCCCAAGGCCCTTATAAGAGCCCATCAGATGATAAAAGTTGGAGAAAAGATCGAAAGATACTGCATATTTGAAACCAACCAACATACTGATCAACATATCCAAAAAGTCGACAGCATATCCCAGATGAGACAATTCAGCTGCTATCTTGTCACAGGCGAAGTCAAAGACATGCCCAGAATAATCGAAGGAGGACATGTATTCTTCACCCTCAAAGATGATACCGGGGAGATAGAATGCGCAGCCTATGAACCCACAAAAGACTTTAGGAAAACAATAATGAAATTAAGACCAGGGGATAAAGTGAAAGTATTTGGTGGCATAGGAGTCCACGGAACCCTAAATATCGAAAAGATAAAAATAGAACACGTAAAACCGCTAATAAGGTATGAAAACCCCATCTGCTCCTGTGGTAAAAGGATGAAATCAGCGGGAAAAAACAAAGGATTTAAATGTCCAAACTGCGGGAAAAAATCGGATGACCAGAAAATCCCAAAAAGAATCCCAAGATCATTAAAGGAAGGATACTATGAAGTTCCAACCTGCGCAAGACGCCACCTCTCCAAACCACTCATAAGGATGGGGATAAAGGGATGCTCATAA
- a CDS encoding Mov34/MPN/PAD-1 family protein — translation MGIIDYLLEKIFRMKKIKRVQVDQKVIDDIIETARNVHPREFAALLEGKIEEESLHITGLIFLPGEASNEGAVMQTFMLPPFTSTIGSVHSHPTPNNNPSREDFHFFSKNGLFHMIIAYPYRENTIASYDRFGNRIEFEILVG, via the coding sequence ATGGGAATTATAGACTACCTCCTGGAGAAGATTTTTAGGATGAAGAAAATCAAAAGGGTACAAGTTGACCAGAAAGTTATAGATGATATAATAGAAACTGCGCGGAATGTTCATCCAAGAGAATTCGCAGCCCTACTTGAGGGTAAGATAGAAGAGGAAAGCCTCCACATCACGGGGTTAATCTTTCTACCAGGTGAAGCCTCAAACGAGGGTGCTGTAATGCAGACTTTCATGTTACCACCATTTACTTCCACCATTGGATCAGTCCACTCCCATCCGACGCCCAACAATAACCCTTCAAGGGAAGATTTCCACTTCTTCTCAAAAAATGGCCTCTTTCATATGATAATAGCCTACCCCTATCGGGAGAATACCATAGCATCCTATGACAGGTTTGGTAATAGGATAGAATTTGAAATTTTAGTGGGATAA
- a CDS encoding transcriptional regulator, translating to MKREEILQELYNILATHGFKVSHIYERSCFDLLARKKLLLLLLKVLVNIDSINSLQAHEIKKVAYTLLAAPLIIGLKSKTDYLEEDVVYERHGIPVIALETLKNMIMEGHHPEVFADRGGYYVQIDGNTLREVREEYNMSLKDLADLAHVSRETIYKYENGLVRASPETAMILEEILNIKIILSIDLFKIPEPDKDIMEKKPDKRAEKLVELGFGVVQTRKAPFDALAKDMKFEDTVIADLEKNRDTRTLKRMVVPLKDISLVTGSDAVFILKNPRIRESFEGIPVIKDWEIDEIESSKEFLKIIAERREYN from the coding sequence ATGAAAAGGGAAGAAATACTCCAAGAATTATACAATATACTTGCAACACATGGGTTTAAGGTATCCCATATCTATGAGAGGAGCTGCTTTGACCTCCTAGCAAGGAAGAAACTCTTACTTCTCCTACTAAAAGTACTCGTTAATATTGATTCTATTAATAGTTTACAAGCTCATGAGATAAAAAAGGTTGCCTACACCCTCCTGGCAGCACCACTCATCATAGGCCTAAAATCCAAGACAGACTACCTTGAAGAGGATGTAGTATACGAAAGACATGGCATACCAGTCATAGCCCTTGAAACATTGAAGAACATGATCATGGAAGGCCATCACCCGGAGGTTTTCGCTGACAGGGGCGGATATTATGTGCAGATAGACGGTAACACCCTAAGGGAGGTTAGAGAAGAATATAATATGTCACTAAAGGACCTGGCAGATCTAGCCCACGTATCAAGGGAGACCATCTACAAGTATGAGAATGGCCTTGTAAGAGCCTCCCCTGAAACTGCGATGATACTAGAAGAGATACTGAACATAAAGATAATACTCTCAATTGACCTTTTCAAGATACCTGAACCTGACAAGGACATCATGGAGAAAAAGCCCGATAAACGGGCTGAGAAACTTGTTGAACTAGGCTTTGGCGTGGTTCAAACCCGGAAGGCGCCATTTGATGCTCTTGCCAAGGATATGAAGTTTGAGGATACAGTTATAGCAGATCTTGAAAAGAATAGGGATACTCGAACCCTTAAGAGGATGGTCGTACCATTAAAAGACATATCATTGGTCACGGGATCAGATGCTGTTTTTATATTGAAAAATCCTAGGATCAGAGAATCCTTTGAGGGCATACCAGTAATCAAGGATTGGGAAATAGATGAAATAGAAAGTTCAAAGGAATTCTTGAAGATAATAGCCGAGAGGAGAGAATACAATTAG
- a CDS encoding aspartate dehydrogenase, which translates to MIVGIVGCGAIANIITGYVLEEDSNIQLRFFYDRDLEKAENLASMADGIAVLKVEDMLDKVDLIIEAASPEAVAEIVPDILKAGKDVLIMSVGALMDKGLRSKIEDLATKNNANVYIPSGAIVGLDGIKAASIGEITSVKLVTRKPPRSLGISTDEKKLLYKGNASEAVKKFPLNINVAATLSIACDMDVEVEIIVDPKVDRNVHEITVKGDFGELKTITENVRCSLNPKTSVLAAYSAIKLLKSLSENFKVGT; encoded by the coding sequence ATGATAGTGGGAATAGTGGGCTGCGGAGCCATAGCTAACATCATCACAGGTTACGTTCTGGAAGAAGATTCTAACATCCAACTTAGATTCTTCTATGATAGGGACCTTGAAAAGGCCGAGAACCTAGCATCCATGGCAGATGGGATCGCAGTTTTAAAAGTAGAGGACATGTTAGACAAGGTTGATCTTATAATAGAAGCCGCATCACCCGAGGCCGTGGCTGAGATCGTCCCAGACATCCTCAAAGCAGGAAAAGACGTTCTTATAATGAGTGTAGGGGCTCTCATGGATAAAGGGCTCCGTTCAAAGATTGAAGATTTAGCCACAAAGAATAATGCGAACGTTTACATCCCTTCAGGGGCTATAGTGGGCTTAGATGGTATAAAAGCAGCATCTATAGGTGAGATCACCTCTGTTAAATTAGTTACAAGGAAGCCTCCACGTTCCCTGGGCATATCCACCGATGAAAAAAAGTTACTATACAAGGGTAATGCTTCAGAAGCTGTTAAAAAGTTCCCCCTTAACATAAACGTAGCAGCCACACTCAGCATAGCATGTGACATGGACGTGGAAGTTGAAATTATAGTAGATCCTAAGGTAGACCGGAATGTCCATGAGATCACCGTTAAAGGAGACTTCGGAGAATTAAAAACCATCACAGAGAATGTTAGATGTTCACTCAACCCTAAGACAAGCGTACTAGCAGCCTATTCAGCTATCAAACTCCTTAAGAGTTTAAGCGAGAATTTCAAGGTTGGCACATGA
- a CDS encoding lactaldehyde dehydrogenase: protein MKMLINGRLKGEEKIEIRNPYNNEIIDKVPAASKEDAIEAISAAKKAKDEMISLTAHRISEALYDTSQELKKRSKEFSHLLALDSGKPIKAARDEVKRSIETLKLSAEESKRIYGETIPMDAGIGGKDFMGFTIRLPLGVIAAITPFNYPLNLAIHKVGPALASKNTVILKPSLKAPLSALKIGEILNEYFPPGAINVLTGKASIIGDEILKSEDIDKISFTGGFKTGKMIAENSGMKKLTLELGGNDPLIVLKDANIEKAVEGTIRGSYLYSGQICIAVKRIIIEEKIADEFVQKLVKETSKLKIGDPLDPKTDIGPLINEEAAIKIEKLVSEAIEDGAELLYGGGRNGNLFEPTILDNVKPSMRLVKEETFGPVSPIIRVKDADEALKVANSTCYALQAGVFTENIHEALRFASELEAGTVLINKQSTYRVDHMPFGGFDCSGMGKEGVKYAIEDMTRTKLIIFNKN, encoded by the coding sequence ATGAAGATGCTGATCAATGGGAGACTCAAAGGCGAAGAGAAGATTGAAATCCGCAACCCCTATAACAACGAGATCATAGACAAAGTACCAGCAGCTTCAAAAGAAGATGCAATAGAAGCCATTTCAGCAGCTAAAAAAGCCAAGGATGAAATGATCTCATTAACAGCACACAGGATTTCAGAGGCACTCTATGATACAAGTCAGGAACTTAAAAAAAGGTCCAAAGAATTTTCACACCTACTAGCCCTCGATTCTGGGAAGCCTATAAAAGCCGCCAGAGACGAAGTTAAAAGGTCCATAGAGACGCTGAAATTGTCCGCTGAGGAATCTAAGAGAATATATGGGGAAACCATCCCAATGGATGCTGGTATAGGTGGTAAAGACTTTATGGGCTTCACAATAAGACTACCACTGGGAGTTATAGCCGCCATAACACCATTCAACTATCCACTTAACCTAGCCATCCACAAAGTTGGCCCAGCACTCGCATCAAAAAATACTGTAATATTAAAACCATCACTTAAAGCACCATTATCAGCACTAAAAATAGGCGAAATACTAAACGAATACTTCCCCCCAGGCGCGATAAATGTTCTAACAGGTAAAGCTTCCATTATAGGTGATGAAATTTTAAAAAGCGAGGATATTGACAAGATATCATTCACAGGGGGCTTCAAAACGGGTAAAATGATAGCAGAAAATAGTGGGATGAAAAAACTCACCCTAGAATTAGGCGGTAACGACCCTCTCATAGTACTCAAAGACGCCAACATAGAAAAAGCCGTTGAAGGCACTATAAGGGGATCATACCTCTACTCTGGCCAAATATGTATAGCAGTGAAGAGGATAATCATCGAAGAGAAAATAGCGGATGAATTCGTGCAAAAATTAGTAAAAGAAACTTCAAAGTTGAAAATAGGCGACCCCCTCGACCCAAAAACTGATATAGGCCCCCTTATAAATGAAGAAGCGGCCATAAAAATTGAAAAGCTTGTTTCAGAGGCTATAGAGGATGGTGCGGAGCTTTTATATGGTGGTGGGAGAAATGGTAACCTCTTCGAACCCACCATATTAGATAATGTTAAACCCTCAATGAGACTTGTTAAAGAAGAAACATTCGGCCCAGTATCACCCATAATAAGGGTGAAAGATGCTGATGAAGCCCTAAAGGTTGCCAACAGTACCTGTTACGCCCTCCAAGCAGGAGTATTCACAGAGAACATACACGAAGCTTTAAGGTTCGCCTCAGAATTAGAGGCGGGAACAGTGCTCATAAATAAACAATCAACTTACAGAGTGGATCACATGCCATTCGGAGGCTTCGACTGCAGTGGAATGGGTAAAGAAGGCGTTAAGTATGCTATAGAGGACATGACAAGGACTAAGCTTATTATATTCAACAAAAATTAG